The window ATCATCGACTCCCGTCCGGCCAACAAGTTCGGCGAAGGCTATATTCCTACCGCCGTCAGCATTCCTGATTCCCAGTTCGAGAAGATGGCATCGCAGCTTCCCGAAAACAAGAATGCGCTGCTCATTTTCTACTGCGGCGGCCTGCATTGTCCCCTCAGCCACAAGTCCGCAAAGAAGGCTGAGGCTCTGGGCTACAAGAACGTTAAAGTATTTGCCGAAGGCATGCCCGGCTGGAAGAAGGCCGGAAATGCCCCCGCCATCAGCGTGGAAATGATCGCCACCATGATGAACAGCGGCGACAATTACATGCTGGTAGACTCCCGTCCCACCAAGAAGTTCCTTGAAGGTTCCATTCCGTCCGCCATTTCCCTTCCTGATTCCAAGTTCATGGACAAGCTTGTCATGCTGCCCGCAGGCAAGGACGTTCCCCTGATCTTCTTCTGCGGCGGTTATGCCTGCCCTCTGAGCCACAAGTCTGCCGCCAAGGCCAAGCTGCTCGGCTACTCCAAGATCATGATCGCCGAAGCCGGCTACCCCGGCTGGAAAGAGCAGTTTGGTGCGGCCGCCGCTGTGGCAGTCAAGGCCGGTGCTCAGGAAGGCTCCGTAGACATCCCCTGGTTTGAAAAGACCATGAAGGAGAATCCTGCAGCCATCCTGCTGGTGGATGTGCGTGATGCCGCCGAGTTTGCTCAGGGACATATGAAGAATGCCGTGAACATTCCCGTGGATGCCCTTGAAAAGAACATTGCCTCCCTGTCCGCCGACAAGCCCATCGTGTTTGTCTGCGCCTCCGGTGCCCGTAGCGGTGAGGCTTATTACATGGTTCGCGACATGCGTCCCGAGATCAAGGACGTGTTCTATCTTGAAGCCGAAACCACGTATAACGCAGACGGCACTTTCGAAATCAAAACTCACAAGTAGCAGTGGCCAAGGGCCGGAGTATGCCTCCGGCCCTTTTCTGTTCCTTGCTTGATGCATGTTGCAGAAGGGAACGCCCATGGCGGATTCAGCTCACACCGTATCCCGAAGAGATGAAGGTACATGGCGTCTGAGAATGGCGTTGCGGCGCTATCTCTTCCCATTTGTTTTCTCTTTTGTCCTGCTGCTGGTCGTGACCTTGTCTTCTGTATGGGCAGAACAGATTCAACGGCCGGTGTGGTGGGCTGATATGCAGGCAGAAGCCGAAAGCGAGGGCTACTACCTGCTGGAGGGCGATGTGGCGTCAGCCGGTGCTGATGTGCTTGTTCTGGATGTGCGGCCTGACTATGAGTTCAGGGCAGGCCATGTTGTCTCTGCGCGGAATGTGGAATTCCCGCCGACAGATACTGCGGGTGACGAGCAGCTTGTGGCCTCTGCGGTGGCTGCGGTGGCTGCCCTTGCACATGGAGACCGTACGCGCCGTATCGCCGTTTATTGTCGCAGTTTCAGGTGAACGCGCAGCGCGGTAGCGGCACGCCAGTTGGCGCGCGCAGGATTCACTCAAATTTTCAGGTACCCGCAAGGCTACATGGGATGGCTTGAGGTGCATCCCGAGGTCGTAAGAAAGACCGCCCACTCTCTCGCAGAAGGATCTCATATTCAGGATGTACGTCTTGCCGTTCTCGGCGGCGATGCGGATCGCCGGTATCTGGGGCTGCCTGATGGCGCTACACATATGACTTATTCCGCCATTGCTTCCAGATTCATTCTCGTCCAGTTTTTTAATTGTCTTTGTGCCGAATGCCTCAGGGATATCAGCGAGATGGACGCCTTGCGTGCGGAGCTTGAACTGGTGGGTACAGACAAGGCTGAAAACGCATCAGAGTCGATTCGTTTTATCGGGATCGCGGTGCATGACGAGGCGCGGAGAGTGGCGGCGTTTCGCAGAGAGCAGAAGACTGGCTTTCCTCTGTTCGTCGACAGAAGCGGAGGCATACTTGAAAGCATGGGGCTGGGAGTGCCACCCGCAGTGTGTCTGCTTGAGCGCATGCCGGAAGGAGTGGTGCTGCAGGCTATGGCCCGTAACTCCCTTCAGGAGAGAAGGGAGTTCATGGCAATGCTGCGCAAGCGCTTCGGAAGAACGATGAAGGATTAGGCGGCGATATGTCTGAGCAGGGCTGTCAGTATAGTCGCAGTGCCTGAGAAGAAGCCGCTGCCGTCGTGTCTGGACAGTCGGCAGGCGAGTTCCTGCGTCCACGGAAGCATCTCGTTTCTGACAAATTCCGTTGCATGGTCGCGTGCGATCTTATCGTCGTCGCGCCACCCTGTGGAAAGGAGAAAGTAGAGATATTCCAGCTGGATTGAGATGTGATCCGGAGGTTCGTTGCTTCCGCCTGCAGGTTCAAGTCCCGCTTCGGCAAGACGTTCGTGCATGCTTATGGCCGGAGCCGCCATAACCTGTCT is drawn from Desulfovibrio mangrovi and contains these coding sequences:
- a CDS encoding rhodanese-like domain-containing protein, which codes for MKMTARRYGAEVAIAKNRMAYVLSLLAMMLMLIPAGVFAAETPIPAEMQFHTIVDTAFVQQYVKIPKPADVMIIDSRPANKFGEGYIPTAVSIPDSQFEKMASQLPENKNALLIFYCGGLHCPLSHKSAKKAEALGYKNVKVFAEGMPGWKKAGNAPAISVEMIATMMNSGDNYMLVDSRPTKKFLEGSIPSAISLPDSKFMDKLVMLPAGKDVPLIFFCGGYACPLSHKSAAKAKLLGYSKIMIAEAGYPGWKEQFGAAAAVAVKAGAQEGSVDIPWFEKTMKENPAAILLVDVRDAAEFAQGHMKNAVNIPVDALEKNIASLSADKPIVFVCASGARSGEAYYMVRDMRPEIKDVFYLEAETTYNADGTFEIKTHK
- a CDS encoding rhodanese-like domain-containing protein codes for the protein MADSAHTVSRRDEGTWRLRMALRRYLFPFVFSFVLLLVVTLSSVWAEQIQRPVWWADMQAEAESEGYYLLEGDVASAGADVLVLDVRPDYEFRAGHVVSARNVEFPPTDTAGDEQLVASAVAAVAALAHGDRTRRIAVYCRSFR